In Gammaproteobacteria bacterium, the genomic stretch CGAATTTAATTGTTATAGACTATGCAACTGATAAACGATTGTTACAGTTTGATACTTGGGTTGCTGCTCTTAAACATATCAAAGCAACTGGAGCAAATTATATCGTTCATAAAAAAGATAAGTCATTAAGCAGAACTTTTCCTTTCGAAAAAACTGCAACTGAGAATCCTAAGCTCACCTATCAACTTGGTTATTTTATCGCACAACGGAGCACTTAAATGGCGCATCATTTTTTTATCACAGGCACAGACACGGACATTGGTAAAACCTATGTTACTGTAGGCTTATTGAAAGCGTTTAATCGAGCGGGTTATAAAACAGTGGGCTTGAAACCTGTTGCATCGGGTTGCAATTTGATCGATGCGGCATTACAAAATCAAGATGCACTTTCACTGCAAGAAAATTCCACTGTCCAACTTCCCTATCCTTTAATCAATCCTTTTGCTTTTGAAGACCCTATTGCACCGCACTTTGCTGCTCATAAAGCTGGGACTGAACTTTCTTGTCACGTAATACTTCGTCAAATGGAGCAAGCTTTAAACTATGCGGCGGACATATTTTGCATTGAAGGGGTAGGCGGCTGGCAAGTCCCCCTGAATGCGACAGAAACCATGGCTGATCTCGTTCAGCAAGCACAATGGCCGGTTATTTTAGTCGTGGGTATTCGTTTGGGTTGTCTTAGTCACGCTATTCTTACTTATGAGTCTTTGCAAATGAAGGACATTCCCATTGCCGGTTGGATTGCCAATGTTTCACAACCGCATCTTGATAATGTTCTTCCTATGACCATGACCTTACAACGGCGTTTCGCAGCCCCTTGTTTAGGTATGATAGGCTATCAACAGCCTGCAGAGGATCGGTTGGATATTGGATTGCTGCAACTTATTTAATGGATTAGCCCAGAGCTTAACCAGCTGGTTACATGGTGCAGCTCAGCAATTAAAACTTGTAAGCGGTTATTCTTAGCATGCTCTAACGATTAGATGGTCTTGACGATTTCAGCTAAACAAGCTTTGTATTGATGTTCATGCGTGGCACGATCAACCGCTAGGGGAAAGTCTTTTTCAGATTTTAGTAAATCTAAAGTATAGGCATTACGTACGTCATAATAATAGTCCACAGGGTAAAAAGGAGAGTGTGAGTAAGTTGGATAGACATCTTGTTGTGGGCGTATTTCGTCTTCAACATACCAGGTTATATCGTTGGAAGAATGGCTTTCCCGATGGCTTACGCCAATTTTTTCTTGTTCTATCTGTTCCTTATTAATATATTCGTTAACTTCTTTTATTCTTTGATTAAATTCAGACGGTGTATAAATCGCTTCTTTTTGCGTATACCAACTATCAACGATGAGAGCATGACCCCACGTCTTAGGATCTTTTAAATCACCCGTTCTGTTGATCATGACGACACAATGATCAAAATTAAAACCAATGATTTCTATTCTTTGTATATTCTTATTATTTTCCCATAAATATTTAGACAACAAGCAAGCTCTGTCATAACAATTTCCCTGTCGCTTGGTTTGCGCAAGTAATGCAAAGCTTAAAATACACTTGTGGGATTTTGATAGATGAAATACGGGATCACCTATTGGATTTAAGTTAGGAAATCTCGCAATAAGAGAAGGCCATGGAATGTTTACTGATGTATCTTGGTAACGATAAAACCATTTTCTATTGGTTTTTACGATTAACTTAGGATGTATTAGTGGATTATAATAACGGTCAGCGTGATCTGTTTTATTTTTCGGATCAAAATTTTTCTTTACATACTCGCCCATTTTATCGTAGCGGAATTGATGAAAATAAACTCGGCCCATCGTTCGTATCACATCTTCCATTTTATTCGATGTACCAAACACACAAGTCTCATTGACGTTCCTAAGAGCAGTTGTTAAGCGTTGCTTTAAATTTGGTTGGGATGATTTAAATAAAGTTGCTTGGCTTAGCATGAGAGTCCAGAGTAAGCGTTAATTATTTGAAATAGCCGATTGTTTCACGCTGCCCGTTTATTGTAGCGTGTTCTTTTGCAGTTCTAATTCTTCCCACCGGCTAAAGGCATTTTGTAAATCGGCTTCAGTTGTTTTTAACGCTTCTAGTGTTTCATTGACTACCTTTTGGGGTTGTTTATAGAAATGCGGATCGGCAATTTTTATTTGGAGTTGCTCTATCATTTTTTCCAAGCTTTCCAATTTATTGGGCAGCGCTTCCAATTCTTTTTGTTCTTTATAACCGAACTTCATTTTAACTTTTATATTTTTTTGATCGATTAATTTTTCATTATCGATCCATACAGATTTTGAAGGGTCCACAGTAATATTTTTTTCTAAATCTTTATACCCGCCGACGCTTTCAAGAATGCGCCCCTTACCCTGGAAATAAAGCGTACCCGTAACCACATTATCCACAAAGGCTCGATCATGACTCACTAACAAAAGTGTGCCTTGATAGGATGACAGTAAATCTTCTAATAATTCTAATGTTTCAATATCAAGATCATTAGTGGGCTCATCCATTACGAGAAGGTTTGAAGGTTTGCTAAATAAGCGGGCTAACAATAAACGATTACATTCTCCGCCAGAGAGGGCTTTAACGGGCGTGAGCGCGCGAGCTGGAGTGAATAAAAAATCACTGAGATAACTGATGATGTGTTTGGATCGACCATTAATTTCTATTGAGTCCCGTCCTTCGGCGACATTATCAACCACGGTTTTTTCTAAATCGAGGGCTTGACGCAATTGATCAAAATAAGCAATTTGTAATTTGGTTCCTAACGTGACTGAACCTTCCTGAGGTGCTAAGTTTCCCAGCAAAATATTGAGCAAGGTACTCTTGCCAATACCGTTCGGTCCTATCAAACCAATCCGATCACCGCGCATAATCCGTATGGAAAAATGATCGATTACAGGTTGACCATTAAAACAATGGCTAACGTTTTGCGCGTCTACCACTAATTTACCAGCACGTGCAGCTTCGTTAAGACTAAATGTTGCTTTGCTCTGGACTTCACGCCGTTTAGATCGTTCGATCCGCAAAGCTTCTAGCGCCCTAACACGTCCTTCGTTACGTGTACGCCGTGCTTTGATGCCTTGCCGAATCCAGGTTTCCTCTTGTGCTAGCTTTTTGTCAAATAGTGCATTCTCTTGATTTTCAGCATGTAACATTTCTTCTTTTCGACGCAGAAAGTTAGCATAATCACCTGGCCATGAAGTAAGTTGTCCACGATCCAGCTCTAAAATTCGCGTCGCTAAGCGCTGCAGAAGGGACCGGTCATGGGTAATAAAAAGTAAGGCGGGTCCGGCATTCAGCAATTCATTTTCTAACCATTCAATACCTGCAATGTCGAGATGATTAGTTGGTTCATCCAATAATAAAAGTTCTGGGGAGGATACCAAGGCTTGCGCAAGGGCTGCGCGGCGTTGCCAACCACCCGAGAGGGAAGACATCGATTGATCGGGATTGAGTGCAAGGCGCATCAAAATTTGACTAATATTTTGCTCAAATTGCCAACCATTTGCCGCCACAATTTTTTCTTGTAAGCGTTCTAATTTTGCATATTCTTTTTCAGTCGAAGAGGGAGAGAGGGACCCAGTCAAAGCGTGGTATTGCGCTAATAATTTTCCCGTTTCACTTAAACCTTCCGCTACATATTCATAAATCGTTTGGTCAGGTGCATTGGGCAACTCTTGCGTTAAACGGGCAATGCGGAGATTCGGCTTGCGCCAAATGGTACCCGTGTCCGGCAACGTCATACCTTCAACAATTTTGAGCAAAGAAGATTTACCAGCACCATTACGGCCAATAAGACAGATGCGCTCTTTGGCATTTATTTGTAATTTTATTTGGTCTAACAATGGATCTAAACCATAGGATAAGCTGACTTGATCGAGGG encodes the following:
- a CDS encoding ATP-binding cassette domain-containing protein, giving the protein MSTLLTLDQVSLSYGLDPLLDQIKLQINAKERICLIGRNGAGKSSLLKIVEGMTLPDTGTIWRKPNLRIARLTQELPNAPDQTIYEYVAEGLSETGKLLAQYHALTGSLSPSSTEKEYAKLERLQEKIVAANGWQFEQNISQILMRLALNPDQSMSSLSGGWQRRAALAQALVSSPELLLLDEPTNHLDIAGIEWLENELLNAGPALLFITHDRSLLQRLATRILELDRGQLTSWPGDYANFLRRKEEMLHAENQENALFDKKLAQEETWIRQGIKARRTRNEGRVRALEALRIERSKRREVQSKATFSLNEAARAGKLVVDAQNVSHCFNGQPVIDHFSIRIMRGDRIGLIGPNGIGKSTLLNILLGNLAPQEGSVTLGTKLQIAYFDQLRQALDLEKTVVDNVAEGRDSIEINGRSKHIISYLSDFLFTPARALTPVKALSGGECNRLLLARLFSKPSNLLVMDEPTNDLDIETLELLEDLLSSYQGTLLLVSHDRAFVDNVVTGTLYFQGKGRILESVGGYKDLEKNITVDPSKSVWIDNEKLIDQKNIKVKMKFGYKEQKELEALPNKLESLEKMIEQLQIKIADPHFYKQPQKVVNETLEALKTTEADLQNAFSRWEELELQKNTLQ
- the bioD gene encoding dethiobiotin synthase, whose product is MAHHFFITGTDTDIGKTYVTVGLLKAFNRAGYKTVGLKPVASGCNLIDAALQNQDALSLQENSTVQLPYPLINPFAFEDPIAPHFAAHKAGTELSCHVILRQMEQALNYAADIFCIEGVGGWQVPLNATETMADLVQQAQWPVILVVGIRLGCLSHAILTYESLQMKDIPIAGWIANVSQPHLDNVLPMTMTLQRRFAAPCLGMIGYQQPAEDRLDIGLLQLI